In Arthrobacter sp. CJ23, the genomic window GGCGCCGCTTTCCTTGACCTTGGCGACGGCGTCCTCGGCGATCTGCTGCAGCACACCTGCGCGTTCCTTGCGGTAGCCGTTGATGTCCAGCACCAGGCGTGAGCGGTTCTCGGTGGCCGAGAGAACGGACAGGCGGGCCAGCTCCTGGAGGGCTTCCAGAACTTCGCCGTCGCGTCCTACCAAGCTGTCCAGGGCAGCGGACTCTTCGTCGGTGCCGATGGAGATGTAGGTGCGGCCGTTGCGGACCTCAATGTCGATGTCGCCGTCGATGTCGGCGATGTCCAGCAGTTCCTCGAGGTAGTCCGCGGCGATGTCGCCTTCCTCTTCCAGGCGGCTGGCGCCCTTGGAGGTTCCGGTGGTCTCTTCCTC contains:
- a CDS encoding R3H domain-containing nucleic acid-binding protein, whose protein sequence is MSAESTEEVSAEVIEDQEGTEEETTGTSKGASRLEEEGDIAADYLEELLDIADIDGDIDIEVRNGRTYISIGTDEESAALDSLVGRDGEVLEALQELARLSVLSATENRSRLVLDINGYRKERAGVLQQIAEDAVAKVKESGAAVALEPMSAYERKIVHDAVADLGFVSESEGEGAGRHIVVSAD